A section of the Campylobacter anatolicus genome encodes:
- a CDS encoding NAD(P)H-dependent oxidoreductase — protein MNYLEIINFRHACKVFDESKKVSRANMYYILEAGRVSPSSTGLEQWDFLVITNDKLKAKLRPKCWNQAQITSCSHLVVILAKIADIKSDSKYVSDMIVRRPYKTPEEHAGRVAFYKDFIDSNFKNDDELLYTWAHAQTMFAANNMMNAAASLGIDSCPIEGFEQEAVGEILGIDKKKHRVAILVPFGYRLNPQPKKYRREINDVVTWIE, from the coding sequence ATGAATTATCTTGAGATTATAAATTTTCGCCATGCTTGTAAGGTTTTTGATGAGAGCAAAAAGGTAAGCAGAGCGAATATGTATTATATTTTAGAAGCTGGACGCGTAAGTCCTAGCTCAACAGGGCTTGAACAGTGGGATTTTTTAGTCATTACAAATGATAAGTTAAAGGCTAAACTTCGCCCAAAATGCTGGAATCAAGCTCAAATCACAAGCTGTTCGCATCTAGTTGTCATACTAGCTAAGATAGCTGATATAAAAAGCGATAGTAAGTATGTGAGCGATATGATAGTACGCAGACCTTATAAAACTCCAGAAGAGCATGCAGGTAGAGTGGCATTTTATAAGGATTTTATAGATAGCAACTTTAAAAATGATGATGAGCTACTTTATACTTGGGCTCATGCACAGACGATGTTTGCAGCCAATAATATGATGAATGCAGCGGCAAGTTTAGGCATAGATAGCTGCCCAATAGAGGGCTTTGAGCAAGAGGCAGTCGGTGAGATACTTGGCATAGATAAGAAAAAACATAGAGTTGCTATCCTTGTGCCATTTGGTTATAGGCTTAATCCACAACCGAAAAAATACCGCCGTGAAATAAACGATGTCGTTACTTGGATTGAGTAG
- the ung gene encoding uracil-DNA glycosylase: MQIKLDNVKIEPSWKEVLKDEFLSPYFAELKDKFIKAKHKGIVYPPNHLIFNAFNLTPFNKVKVVLLGQDPYHGEGQAMGLSFSVPKGVRVPPSLANIYKEIYDDLGILEPNNGDLSYWAKQGVLLLNATLSVAAGVANSHSNFGWQNFTDAVIKVLSRERKNLVFLLWGNNAKAKRELIDANKHKILLAAHPSPLARGAFFGCKHFSQTNAYLLANGISAIDWDLSNFKV, from the coding sequence ATGCAGATAAAATTAGATAATGTAAAGATAGAACCAAGCTGGAAAGAGGTGTTAAAGGATGAGTTTTTAAGCCCATATTTTGCCGAGCTTAAAGATAAATTTATAAAAGCAAAGCACAAAGGCATTGTCTATCCACCAAACCATCTAATATTTAATGCGTTTAACTTAACTCCGTTTAACAAGGTCAAAGTTGTATTACTCGGACAAGACCCATACCACGGAGAAGGTCAGGCTATGGGACTTAGCTTTTCAGTACCAAAGGGTGTGAGAGTGCCACCAAGCCTAGCAAATATCTATAAAGAAATTTACGATGATTTGGGTATCCTTGAACCAAATAATGGGGATCTCTCGTATTGGGCTAAGCAAGGTGTGTTGCTACTTAATGCAACTTTAAGCGTAGCAGCAGGAGTGGCAAACTCTCACTCAAATTTTGGTTGGCAAAACTTTACAGATGCAGTTATAAAAGTATTAAGTCGTGAGCGTAAGAATTTAGTATTTTTACTTTGGGGCAATAACGCAAAGGCAAAACGTGAGCTAATAGACGCTAACAAACATAAAATTTTGTTAGCTGCACACCCTAGTCCACTAGCTCGTGGGGCATTTTTCGGCTGCAAACACTTCTCACAAACTAACGCATATCTGTTAGCTAACGGCATTAGTGCGATAGACTGGGACTTATCAAATTTTAAGGTATAA
- a CDS encoding pyridoxamine 5'-phosphate oxidase family protein, whose product MRRKDRELDINEAYKVIDESEYSVVSCIDEDSVFSVPISHVRENNSIFLHGAMAGGKKRLFQNGKDVELVCVSQNNIPMLSLDELEMMKGDGKAYSSKAYTTKYKSAVAKTKAYQVDDEVAKIHALRLLCEKYTPKYLQGFDAAIAHSLKTTNVYELKIISLSAKTNIKAD is encoded by the coding sequence ATGAGACGTAAGGATAGGGAGCTAGATATAAATGAAGCTTATAAAGTAATAGATGAGAGTGAATACTCAGTAGTTTCGTGTATCGATGAAGATAGCGTATTTTCAGTGCCTATCTCACATGTGCGTGAAAATAATAGTATATTTTTACACGGAGCTATGGCTGGTGGAAAGAAAAGGCTATTTCAAAACGGCAAAGATGTGGAGCTAGTTTGTGTTAGTCAAAATAATATCCCAATGCTAAGCCTTGATGAGTTAGAGATGATGAAAGGCGATGGCAAAGCGTATAGCTCTAAAGCTTATACAACAAAATACAAAAGTGCCGTTGCAAAAACAAAAGCGTATCAAGTAGATGACGAAGTCGCAAAGATACACGCTCTAAGGCTACTTTGTGAAAAATACACACCCAAATATCTGCAAGGCTTTGATGCAGCTATAGCACACTCGCTAAAAACTACAAACGTCTATGAGTTAAAGATAATAAGCTTAAGTGCAAAGACAAACATAAAAGCAGATTAA
- a CDS encoding GNAT family N-acetyltransferase, translating to MIREANVNDTVAIISLIKELAKYENLNSEVDIDEATFRSHLFEKKLANALVAEVDSEIVGYAIYFYSFSTFLGRSGIYLEDLYVKKEHRGRGLGLGLIKTLSQICEHEGFGRLEWECLDWNEPSIKFYESLGAKRQSGWIKFRLTRDEIAKLNKQ from the coding sequence TTGATAAGAGAGGCAAATGTAAACGATACAGTCGCGATAATATCGCTCATAAAAGAGCTTGCTAAGTATGAAAATTTAAATAGTGAAGTAGATATAGATGAAGCAACATTTCGCTCTCATCTTTTTGAGAAAAAACTGGCAAACGCCCTTGTCGCCGAAGTAGACAGTGAGATCGTGGGGTATGCGATATATTTTTACTCATTTTCTACATTTTTGGGACGCTCTGGAATTTACCTTGAAGATTTGTATGTTAAAAAAGAACATCGTGGTCGTGGCTTGGGACTTGGACTTATTAAAACCTTATCTCAAATTTGTGAGCATGAAGGTTTTGGGCGACTTGAATGGGAGTGTCTTGACTGGAATGAACCGAGTATTAAATTTTATGAGAGTTTAGGTGCTAAACGCCAAAGTGGATGGATAAAATTTAGACTAACAAGAGATGAGATAGCTAAGCTAAATAAACAATAA
- a CDS encoding TonB-dependent receptor domain-containing protein gives MSKFSIVAAIVIFGSSLYAVDLNATKPTVASSDERTIDLALISVIANRSETDIAKYAGQIGVINNISYTPSIIEALDQIPGVQIGGDYGRQIGQDFKIRGYGYGNDESRIIIKQDGIRRSVSMFSNQISSFRVDNDLLKRVEVVKGASSVLHGSGAIGGIVSMQTKGVDDYIIDNKNYGVMIGSRIESNNMHSFRGAIAIKPYENFGFLFYGKHADFGNIKLADGGNEAKTITKTINKEQINTLFTKTEWDVTDEQRLEFSLFNFNENVTTGWNSLWHYDPGDAPTIGTLKQRDYNLKYSYIPLNNNWINFEAQYYNAKSEYNRDRVGRVGTTNVNNYYINKDDRWGINLKNESIFDTGIIDHRLVIGADYEKRRENATFIVNGVLQDSSSMPNYYKDLGIYIQNIMNLRNLEITVGGRYDRFERGVNINGSSEFTESRFSPRIAFAYEIFEDIHLLAGYAETFRSPTPHETSASGPLNIMYWYIPNSNLKPEIAKEYEFGFSVDKSGLITNSDELYLKATYYTGEISNLINLKALTALGTPPHTSRAYAQYQNIAKTKRYGYEVEAKYNINYWLFDFSYDHTKLTDKETKARIKPFADKITLGATYRYIPWGLSGGVHISHWLKPYLDTKSVVIRGNTYYYPDRPYTIVNLRGSWVPKVQNKIFGSGFKLNFGVNNILDDKHMQANSYKNSGYVGRGRNFYIDFEKKF, from the coding sequence ATGTCTAAATTTAGTATAGTAGCAGCTATTGTTATATTCGGCTCATCACTTTACGCAGTTGATTTAAACGCCACAAAGCCAACGGTAGCAAGTAGTGATGAAAGGACAATTGATCTAGCACTAATCTCAGTAATAGCAAACCGAAGCGAAACTGATATAGCAAAATATGCAGGTCAAATAGGTGTAATAAATAACATATCATACACACCATCTATTATAGAAGCTCTAGATCAAATACCTGGAGTTCAAATAGGCGGTGATTATGGTAGGCAAATAGGCCAGGATTTTAAAATTCGTGGCTATGGATATGGCAATGATGAAAGCCGAATTATCATCAAACAAGATGGTATAAGACGCTCTGTGTCTATGTTTTCTAACCAAATTTCAAGTTTTAGAGTAGATAATGACTTATTAAAACGAGTTGAGGTGGTTAAAGGTGCGTCATCAGTGCTCCACGGTAGTGGTGCGATAGGTGGTATAGTTAGTATGCAGACAAAGGGAGTTGATGATTATATAATAGACAACAAAAACTACGGCGTAATGATAGGCTCACGAATAGAGAGCAATAATATGCACTCGTTTCGTGGAGCTATAGCCATTAAGCCATATGAAAATTTTGGCTTTTTATTCTACGGCAAACATGCTGATTTTGGAAATATAAAACTAGCTGATGGTGGAAACGAAGCAAAAACTATAACAAAAACAATAAACAAAGAGCAGATAAACACACTCTTTACAAAGACAGAATGGGACGTAACAGACGAACAAAGACTTGAGTTTAGTCTATTTAATTTTAACGAAAACGTAACAACTGGATGGAATTCACTTTGGCACTACGACCCAGGCGATGCACCGACTATAGGCACACTAAAGCAACGTGATTATAATCTAAAATATAGTTACATACCGTTAAATAACAACTGGATAAATTTTGAAGCACAATACTACAATGCCAAGTCAGAATATAATAGAGATAGAGTTGGAAGAGTCGGGACAACAAATGTAAATAACTACTATATAAACAAAGATGATCGTTGGGGTATAAATTTAAAAAATGAGAGCATATTTGATACTGGCATTATAGATCATAGGCTAGTTATAGGTGCTGATTATGAAAAACGCCGTGAAAATGCGACCTTTATCGTAAACGGTGTGCTACAAGACTCTAGTTCAATGCCAAATTACTATAAAGATCTAGGAATTTACATTCAAAATATTATGAATTTAAGAAATTTAGAGATAACAGTTGGCGGTAGATATGATAGGTTTGAGCGCGGGGTTAATATAAACGGAAGTAGTGAATTTACGGAAAGTAGATTTTCACCAAGGATAGCTTTTGCTTACGAGATATTTGAAGATATACACTTATTAGCAGGATATGCTGAGACATTTCGCTCTCCAACACCACACGAGACATCAGCCTCTGGCCCTTTAAATATAATGTATTGGTATATACCAAATTCAAATTTAAAGCCAGAGATAGCAAAAGAGTATGAGTTTGGATTTTCAGTAGATAAAAGCGGGTTGATAACAAATAGTGATGAGCTTTATCTAAAAGCAACCTACTATACTGGTGAAATTTCAAATTTAATAAATCTTAAAGCACTCACAGCACTTGGCACACCACCTCATACTAGCAGAGCATACGCTCAGTATCAAAATATCGCAAAAACCAAACGATATGGATATGAGGTGGAAGCCAAATATAATATAAACTATTGGCTTTTTGACTTTAGCTATGATCACACAAAACTAACAGACAAAGAGACAAAGGCTAGAATAAAACCATTCGCCGATAAAATAACATTAGGGGCTACATATCGTTATATACCATGGGGCTTAAGTGGTGGAGTGCATATAAGTCATTGGCTAAAGCCATACCTTGATACAAAGAGTGTTGTAATAAGAGGAAATACATATTATTACCCCGATAGGCCTTATACTATTGTAAATTTACGTGGTAGCTGGGTGCCAAAAGTTCAAAATAAAATTTTTGGAAGTGGATTTAAGCTAAATTTTGGTGTTAATAACATACTAGATGATAAACACATGCAGGCAAATAGCTATAAAAACTCAGGCTATGTTGGACGTGGCAGAAACTTCTATATTGATTTTGAAAAGAAATTTTAA
- a CDS encoding replication-associated recombination protein A, translating into MQAFALKFRPKNLDEICGQAEVVAVFKKFIANGKIPHSIFYGVAGCGKTSFARAVAGQMDYDFYEFDGGNLKIDDFRKILKNHENALTKPLFFIDEIHRLSKTQQETLLIPMENYHALVIGASTENPYFTLSSGIRSRSMLFEFKPLNVSDFEKLLTNIRTKVSFEITDEAKDYLFKSSGGDARALLNLLEFTLSITTNITLTELKTLRANALSDGVSSDDTHYNLASAFIKSLRGSDTDAVIYYLARLIDGGESADFIARRMVIFASEDIGNANPNALTMATNTLTAVSKIGYPEARIILAQCAVYLANSPKSNSSYKAINVALSYVKNEPKLQVPKYLINSDPEIKKYLYPHDFGGWVEQTYLEKPLKFYDSNGIGFEKTLDEWSVRIKTKK; encoded by the coding sequence TTGCAAGCTTTTGCTCTTAAATTTCGCCCTAAAAATTTAGATGAGATATGCGGACAAGCCGAAGTTGTCGCTGTTTTTAAAAAATTTATAGCAAATGGCAAGATTCCGCACTCTATATTTTATGGTGTGGCAGGGTGTGGTAAAACTAGCTTTGCTAGAGCAGTAGCAGGACAGATGGATTATGATTTTTATGAATTTGACGGGGGAAATTTAAAGATAGATGACTTTCGTAAAATTCTCAAAAATCATGAAAACGCACTAACAAAACCGCTATTTTTCATAGACGAAATTCACCGCTTAAGCAAAACACAACAAGAAACTCTACTCATACCTATGGAGAACTATCACGCTTTAGTCATTGGTGCTAGTACAGAAAATCCATACTTTACGTTAAGCTCAGGCATTCGTAGTCGCTCAATGCTCTTTGAGTTTAAACCACTAAATGTTAGTGATTTTGAAAAACTACTAACAAACATTAGGACTAAAGTTAGCTTTGAAATAACAGACGAGGCTAAAGATTACCTATTTAAAAGTAGTGGCGGAGACGCACGAGCATTATTAAATTTATTAGAATTTACACTAAGTATAACAACCAACATAACACTAACAGAGTTAAAAACACTAAGAGCCAATGCTTTAAGTGATGGAGTTAGTAGCGATGACACGCACTATAACTTAGCAAGTGCATTTATAAAATCTCTTCGTGGAAGCGACACAGATGCTGTTATATATTACCTTGCAAGACTTATAGACGGCGGTGAGAGTGCAGACTTTATCGCACGGCGGATGGTGATATTTGCCAGTGAGGATATAGGTAACGCAAATCCAAATGCACTAACAATGGCGACTAACACATTAACTGCTGTTAGTAAAATAGGCTATCCTGAAGCACGTATCATTTTAGCTCAGTGTGCCGTCTATCTAGCAAACTCACCAAAGTCAAACTCAAGTTATAAGGCAATTAATGTTGCTTTATCTTATGTAAAAAACGAGCCAAAGTTACAAGTGCCAAAATACCTAATAAATAGTGATCCAGAGATAAAAAAATATCTTTATCCGCACGACTTTGGTGGCTGGGTAGAGCAGACGTATTTAGAAAAACCGCTAAAATTTTATGATAGCAATGGCATAGGCTTTGAAAAAACCTTAGATGAATGGAGTGTGAGGATAAAGACAAAAAAGTAG
- a CDS encoding alanine/glycine:cation symporter family protein: MHTLLNTFNNGIDTINSFIWGPYFLIALLCGTGLYFTIKLKFVQIFKFKDGWNKLFGNFSLHGDAAGKHGMSSFQAVATAVAAQVGTGNLVGASTALIMGGPGAIFWMWCAAFLGMATNFAEICLAQIYRTKDNSGHTIGGPAFYISNGVGGKMGKYLAIFFAIAIITALGCMGNMVQANSISDGFSGAFGIPKWAIGIVLALICAFVFIGGVRAIARVAEKVVPMMAILYVLVGLIIIIVNFKEIPAVINIIFEAAFNPTAAWGGATGATIATAMRYGIARGLFSNEAGMGSTPHAHAAAKVKHPVEQGVLGIMSVFVDTFIVLNITVFVVLSSNVVAFKEVSAGKFEAVFKGITLVQEAFSAHLLGNQLGYSFVAICLFFFAFTTIISWYYFSEINIRYLFGQKGVKWLQILVVCFVFLGSLLKIDLVWGLADLFNGLMVIPNLIAVLILSPVVEKLLKDYNEKKEYKQDEYIKVK, from the coding sequence TTGCATACACTACTAAACACATTTAACAATGGTATTGATACTATAAATTCCTTCATCTGGGGACCATACTTTCTTATCGCTCTACTTTGTGGAACTGGGCTTTACTTTACTATTAAGCTTAAATTTGTTCAAATTTTTAAATTTAAAGATGGTTGGAACAAACTATTTGGTAACTTTTCACTTCACGGAGATGCCGCTGGTAAGCACGGAATGAGCTCGTTTCAAGCGGTTGCTACTGCAGTCGCAGCACAGGTTGGTACTGGAAATTTAGTCGGTGCTTCAACTGCACTTATAATGGGCGGTCCTGGTGCGATATTTTGGATGTGGTGTGCTGCGTTTTTAGGTATGGCTACAAATTTTGCCGAGATCTGCCTAGCACAAATTTATCGCACAAAAGATAATAGCGGACATACTATCGGTGGTCCAGCATTTTACATCTCAAATGGTGTAGGCGGTAAAATGGGTAAATACCTAGCGATATTTTTTGCCATTGCCATTATAACAGCACTTGGGTGTATGGGTAATATGGTACAAGCAAACTCCATCTCGGATGGCTTTTCTGGAGCATTTGGTATACCAAAATGGGCGATTGGTATCGTCCTCGCACTCATCTGTGCATTTGTCTTTATCGGCGGAGTTAGAGCTATCGCACGAGTAGCAGAAAAGGTTGTGCCAATGATGGCTATACTTTATGTATTAGTCGGTCTTATTATTATCATCGTAAATTTCAAAGAAATTCCAGCTGTTATCAATATTATATTTGAAGCAGCATTTAACCCTACTGCTGCTTGGGGCGGTGCGACAGGTGCTACCATCGCAACAGCTATGCGTTACGGTATCGCAAGGGGGCTTTTTAGCAATGAAGCAGGTATGGGTTCAACTCCACACGCACACGCCGCCGCAAAGGTTAAACACCCAGTAGAGCAAGGTGTACTAGGTATAATGAGTGTTTTTGTAGATACTTTTATCGTGCTAAACATCACCGTTTTTGTAGTCCTTAGTTCTAATGTGGTGGCGTTTAAAGAGGTTAGTGCTGGCAAATTTGAAGCGGTATTTAAGGGAATTACTCTCGTGCAAGAGGCCTTTTCAGCACACCTGCTTGGCAATCAACTTGGTTACTCATTTGTAGCTATATGCCTATTTTTCTTTGCATTTACAACTATTATAAGTTGGTATTATTTCTCCGAGATAAATATCCGCTATCTTTTTGGTCAAAAAGGTGTTAAATGGCTTCAAATTTTAGTCGTTTGCTTTGTATTTTTAGGAAGTTTGTTAAAAATAGATCTTGTTTGGGGCTTAGCCGATTTGTTTAATGGACTTATGGTTATACCAAATTTAATAGCCGTTCTTATTCTAAGTCCAGTAGTTGAAAAGCTCTTAAAAGACTACAATGAAAAAAAAGAGTATAAACAAGATGAATATATAAAGGTTAAATAA
- a CDS encoding MOSC domain-containing protein: MAFLKAVLLGSVKEYGDKNAINPLKKVWKSAFFKVAQSGETFANELGFCGDSVADTKHHGGAEKAVFANSYENYTSWESYLGLSNLPFGAMGENLTISGLDENNVCIGDVHQVGSLVLQVSQPRKPCFKISIRWGNKDFARHIFATGLTGWYYRVLESGSCKAGDEIKLISQDSIQMSVMSVNKLFFDPKNHQNLLDKFFKLTTIANGWQNDIQKRIDGVYDASYMVEL; the protein is encoded by the coding sequence ATGGCGTTTTTAAAAGCAGTTTTACTAGGTAGCGTGAAAGAATACGGTGATAAAAATGCCATTAATCCACTTAAAAAGGTGTGGAAAAGTGCCTTTTTTAAAGTTGCCCAAAGTGGCGAGACTTTTGCTAATGAGCTAGGATTTTGCGGCGATAGCGTAGCAGATACAAAACATCACGGTGGAGCCGAAAAAGCAGTATTTGCCAACTCTTATGAAAACTATACGTCGTGGGAGAGTTATCTTGGACTTTCAAATTTGCCATTTGGTGCGATGGGAGAAAATCTAACAATATCTGGTCTAGATGAGAACAATGTTTGCATAGGTGATGTGCACCAAGTCGGCTCACTCGTACTTCAGGTTTCACAACCACGAAAGCCTTGTTTTAAGATTTCCATACGCTGGGGAAATAAAGACTTTGCAAGACATATCTTCGCGACGGGACTTACTGGATGGTATTATAGAGTGCTTGAGAGCGGATCATGTAAGGCTGGAGATGAGATAAAGCTTATTTCGCAAGATAGCATTCAAATGAGCGTTATGAGTGTAAATAAACTCTTTTTTGACCCAAAAAATCATCAAAATTTATTAGATAAATTTTTTAAGCTTACTACAATAGCAAATGGTTGGCAGAACGATATACAAAAGCGTATTGATGGTGTTTATGACGCTAGCTATATGGTTGAATTATAA
- the purM gene encoding phosphoribosylformylglycinamidine cyclo-ligase, with amino-acid sequence MMISYKDAGVDIDAGNSFIENIKPHVKSTFTPLVLGGIGSFSGAIKLPSGYKNPAILGATDGVGTKLRLAIDANRLESVGQDLVAMCVNDLICNFATPLFFLDYYATAKLDIDAATKVVAGIADGCRLAQCALIGGETAEMPSMYEGKDFDLAGFAVGMAEVDEIDRSKFVKSGDMLIALPSSGLHSNGFSLARRVISKLGLKFDDKIGDKSLIEVLLEPTRIYVKDFLNLKYKINALAHITGGGIVENLPRVFPDGLGAKVELKAIKTPEIFDIISQKVEHSEMMRTFNMGVGMVLVVPKLNVDAVLDVTDGYIIGEIVSGKGVEMV; translated from the coding sequence ATAATGATAAGCTACAAGGATGCTGGTGTGGATATAGATGCTGGAAACAGCTTTATTGAAAACATAAAACCGCATGTGAAATCAACCTTTACACCATTAGTTTTAGGCGGTATTGGCTCATTTTCAGGTGCGATAAAACTACCAAGTGGATATAAAAATCCAGCTATCTTAGGTGCGACTGATGGCGTAGGCACGAAGCTTCGTCTTGCTATAGATGCAAATCGCCTTGAGAGTGTAGGCCAGGATTTGGTCGCTATGTGTGTTAATGACTTGATTTGCAACTTCGCAACGCCACTATTTTTTCTTGATTATTATGCAACAGCAAAGCTTGATATAGATGCGGCGACAAAGGTTGTAGCAGGTATAGCGGATGGTTGTCGTTTGGCTCAGTGTGCTTTAATAGGTGGAGAGACGGCTGAAATGCCATCTATGTATGAGGGCAAAGATTTTGACTTGGCGGGATTTGCTGTGGGCATGGCTGAGGTCGATGAAATCGATAGGAGTAAATTTGTAAAGTCTGGCGATATGTTGATAGCTCTGCCATCAAGCGGACTTCACTCTAATGGTTTCTCGCTTGCTCGTCGCGTTATCAGCAAACTTGGACTTAAATTTGATGATAAGATTGGCGATAAAAGCCTGATAGAAGTGTTGCTTGAGCCGACTAGAATTTATGTTAAAGATTTTCTAAACTTAAAATATAAAATAAATGCCTTAGCACACATCACAGGTGGCGGTATAGTTGAGAACTTACCGCGAGTTTTCCCTGATGGACTTGGTGCGAAAGTAGAGTTAAAAGCGATAAAAACGCCTGAAATTTTTGATATTATCTCTCAAAAGGTTGAGCATTCTGAAATGATGAGAACCTTTAATATGGGTGTTGGCATGGTATTAGTTGTGCCTAAATTAAACGTAGATGCAGTGTTAGATGTAACTGATGGCTATATCATCGGAGAGATAGTGAGTGGCAAGGGTGTAGAGATGGTTTAA
- the coaE gene encoding dephospho-CoA kinase (Dephospho-CoA kinase (CoaE) performs the final step in coenzyme A biosynthesis.), with the protein MNKFRYGYVVTGGIGSGKSTFCNLLKIYGYSVIDADKIAHEILNASADEVARLFGDRFIKTESSIKTVDRKALGTAVFSDKSKLEKLENLLHPKIKDEIYKYSNELERLRVAYFADIPLFFERGNYDKFNKVVLVYAPLKLLLKRVMARDNLDENATTQRLNTQMDIEKKLELADIVIDNSRDLAHLTSQTEKFINMIKG; encoded by the coding sequence ATGAATAAATTTAGATATGGTTATGTCGTCACTGGCGGTATCGGTAGTGGCAAAAGCACATTTTGTAATCTTTTAAAAATTTATGGATATAGCGTGATAGACGCTGACAAGATTGCTCACGAGATACTAAACGCAAGTGCTGATGAGGTAGCAAGACTGTTTGGAGATAGATTTATAAAGACAGAAAGTAGCATAAAGACAGTTGATCGTAAGGCTCTTGGAACGGCTGTATTTAGCGATAAAAGTAAGCTAGAAAAACTAGAAAATTTATTGCACCCAAAGATTAAAGATGAAATTTATAAGTACTCAAATGAGCTTGAGCGACTAAGAGTGGCATATTTTGCTGATATTCCACTGTTTTTTGAGCGTGGCAATTATGATAAATTTAATAAAGTTGTGCTAGTTTATGCACCACTTAAGCTTCTACTTAAGCGTGTTATGGCTCGTGATAACTTAGATGAAAATGCAACCACTCAAAGGCTAAACACTCAGATGGATATAGAAAAAAAGCTAGAACTCGCAGATATAGTAATAGATAACTCACGAGACTTAGCTCATCTAACAAGCCAAACAGAAAAATTTATAAATATGATAAAAGGATAG
- the dapF gene encoding diaminopimelate epimerase, protein MLVAKYNANGNDFVIFHTFVSANRSALAVRLCNRYNGVGADGLIVLKPSQNTNEIVWEFYNNDGSYAAMCGNGSRAAAQYAVDNGLCDNEFNLLTGSGSVSAKVSDDGVEVELTSPKILANNPINEFDKEWYFYDTGVPHLVSFVSDLTEFDISMARKLRHKYNANINLAMIKDGEIYVRTYERGVENETQACGTGMAACFYGGFLNFNLEQSINVYPKSRDKLGLRLENGKIFFKGEVKHCFSTDFKI, encoded by the coding sequence ATGTTAGTAGCAAAATACAATGCAAATGGTAATGACTTTGTGATATTTCACACATTTGTTAGTGCTAACAGAAGTGCGTTAGCTGTTAGATTGTGTAACCGCTATAACGGCGTAGGTGCAGATGGACTTATCGTACTAAAACCGAGCCAAAATACTAACGAGATCGTTTGGGAATTTTATAACAACGATGGAAGTTATGCAGCAATGTGTGGCAATGGATCACGTGCAGCTGCACAATATGCAGTGGATAATGGACTTTGTGATAATGAATTTAACCTGCTAACAGGTAGTGGTAGTGTTAGTGCTAAAGTTAGTGATGATGGTGTAGAGGTAGAATTAACAAGCCCCAAAATACTGGCTAATAACCCTATAAATGAGTTTGACAAAGAGTGGTATTTTTATGACACTGGTGTACCTCATCTTGTTAGTTTTGTTAGTGATTTAACTGAGTTTGACATTAGTATGGCTCGCAAACTAAGACACAAATACAATGCAAACATAAATTTAGCTATGATAAAAGATGGTGAAATTTATGTTAGAACTTACGAGCGTGGAGTTGAAAATGAAACTCAAGCGTGCGGTACAGGTATGGCAGCGTGTTTTTACGGCGGTTTTTTAAATTTTAACTTAGAACAGAGCATAAACGTCTATCCAAAAAGCAGGGATAAGCTTGGTCTTAGACTTGAAAATGGAAAGATATTTTTTAAAGGCGAAGTCAAACACTGCTTTAGCACAGACTTCAAAATCTAA